The DNA segment GCAGCCGTGCGAAGCGTGACCGAAGAAGCCAATGCATTGCACCGCTGCTTGAAGCAATAAATCATCGAATAAATGATTGATACTAAAAATAATGAATTATACATTAAAATAATTAAAACAATAAATAAACGTTTATTTCATCTTTCCTTCCAACAAACAAAAGTTTCGTGGTTCGCACGAAGATTCCATTTCCGCGCCGGTCTTCCCGGCTGGCCGCCTTCTGGCCCTTTGGCCATCCGGCCGGAGCCTAGGGAAGCCCGGCGCTCAGCCGCTCGAAGAAGCCGCTTGCGATCTAGCTCCTTCCGTTGTCCGCGGTCGTGCGAAGCAAGATCAAGAGGCCGATCAAAGTGGCGCTGTGGAAGAAAAAATCAAAACTTGCCGTAAAACGTCGTTAAACGGCTTATTTTGGCGTTTTGAAGCTTGGGGGGTAGAAAACCATTAACCCATCAAAAAAAGCGTCTCATACGGGCCGTACAAGGCCTAGGAGACCTTGTTTGTTTTTCCTCTTCAGCACAGCAAGATATATTAAACCCTTGTGTATATTGAGCGGCAGCCCCCTTTTTGCTGCTTTTATATACTTTTAGTATTTATATCTTTTAAATCTTTATATATTTTAGGAGGGGGCAAGATCCTTGATTTATCAAGGGTTTCAGCGATTTGGACAGTACATTTTTGGTGTTTATCTCGTACATTTTTGGTTGTTTCGGCGTACATTTTTGGTGTCCAGCGTACATTTTTGGTGTTTATCTCGTACATTTTTGGTTGTTTCGGCGTACATTTTTGGTGTCCAGCGTACATTTTTGGTGTTTATCTCGTACACATGTTTTCTTGTGTACGCTTTAATAAATAAAGCGTACATGTACGAAAAAATGTACTTTTTAACGTGAGTGTTTTCTTGTAGAATAGGATCAAGGAGTTATTTTCCTAATTTAGTAGGTGGAGGATGAGAGGATGCAGACTCCGGCTGTCCAGCCGCAGTACAACAGCGCCGTGACGAAGTCCAATGCGCTGATTGAGGCGAACTATAAGCTGTCCACTATCGAACAGAAGATCATCTTGTATATCATCAGCCAGATTCGCAAAGATGACGCCGATTTTAAAATGTATAAGCTGCCGATACAGGAGTTCTCTGAATTGCTGGGATATCGGGGAAGCCCTAAATACACGGAGCTTCGGGAGATCACGAAAAATTTGATGCGCAAGGTGCTTGAGATCAGAGAAGGCCAGAAGCTCAAACAGCTGAGTTGGGTTTCATACGTGGAATACGACGAGCATTCCGGCTATGTCAGCTTGGCCTTTGATCCCCGCTTGAAGCCCTACCTCCTGCAGCTGAAAAGGGAATTTACGACCTATCGCCTGAAGAATGTGATGGAACTGAAAAGCTCTTACTCCATCCGTATGTACGAGCTTTTAAAACGTTGGCAGTATATGGGCGAGGTCGTGATTCGTCTGGATGATTTGCGGATGATGGTTGGAGCAGGGGACAAGTATTCAGAATACCACAATTTCAAAAAACGAGTGCTTAATCCCGCCAAGAAGGAGATTGCGGAGAAGACGGACATCATGTTCACATACGAGGAGATAAGGGAAAAACGCAAAGTTGCGGCGATCCGCTTTCAAATCAGAGAGAAAGTCGTTGAGCCGGTTGTCGTTGCCTTGGAAGAGAAAAAGGAAGCTCAAGCAGATGATCGGTATTTGCAGTTTTTGGCTGTAGTGCAGGCTTATGACCGGTACATAACAGAACAGCAATTCACGAAGATAGCGGTCTTGGCTCAAAAAGCTTTCGGCGGAAACTGGATGGATGAGCTCATTCAAACGGCAAGGCGCATTATGCAACGCAATGACATCCGCGAACCAATTGCTTTTCTGACCTATTTCTTGAATGAAAAAGTGCAACGGATTCAGGTCGGGATCGATCCAAATGAGGTGACCATTCACAGCCATGGAGGCGCTAGATTCGTCCGCCGCGAGATCGTGCCGGACTGGCTCCGGGGCTACGAAGAGCAGCTTGCTGCCGAAAGCGCCAAAAGCAAAGAGGTTGATGAAGATATCGAACAGATGCGACGTGAGCTTGAGGAGCGGTTAAAGAAATACAAAGACTAAGTCCAGCCCGCGCCGGTCTTCCCGGCTGACCGCCTTCTGGCCTTTGGCCATCCGGCTGGAGCCTGGAGAAGCCCGGCGCTCGGTTCATTCGAAGAAGTTGCCTATGGGCCCATTCATCCGCAGCCGTGCGAAGCGTGACCGAAGAAGCCAATGCATTGCACCGCTGCTTGAAGGAACAAATCATTAACGAATAAGTGATGATAAAATAATAGAGTATACATTAAAATAATTAAAACAATAAATAAACGTTTATTTCATCTTTTCTTCCAACAAACAAAAGTTTCGTGGTTCGAACAAAGATTCCATTTCCGCGCCGGTCTTCCCGGCTGGCCGCCTTCTGGCCTTTGGCCATCCGGCTGGAGCCTGGAGAAGCCCGGCGCTCAGCCGCTCGGAGAAGCTGCTTGCGATCCAGAACCTTCCGCTGTCCACGGCCGTGCGAAGCAGAATCAAGGAGTTGCTCAAAGCACCGCCGCGATCAATAATGATGTTTATTGTTTTATTTTTTTGTCTGACATTAAATATTGGTTAATTTTCGACAAAAAGCGACAGATAGGTGTAGCTGCACCGGCGCTTCCGTTTCCTTTTGGTCCGGGTCCCCGGGGCGGTGTGATGGTCGGCTGGCAGCCGGAAAGGCTCAGCCACTGTAAGCCCAAGCGCCGAAGCCCTCGCCTTCCGGCTCGGTCCAGCCTATCACACCGCCCTTCCCGGCCCAAAAGACTACGGGTCGCCGGTGTTCCAAGAAATGCAGCCAAAAGAGCATTTTTGTTAATCGATTTTACGATTTTTGAAATAAATGGAGGATTTTGAAATAAAGTGTCGAAATTCAAGACCGCCAGAGTCCTCTCCTATTCAATAGGCCTCGATTGATCCTCATGGCATTCTTATTTTCCCTTTTTCTATTTGAATGGTGTGTAAATTTTGAAGAAACGGCCGCTGTCTTTCTGCATAATGATCGTACCTCGCACCCGCGCGACTATGCGGTTGTTTCCCATGTAGGGAGGGTGTTTTGTGGAGAATTTGAAGCTGGAGAATATGGAAATTTCCCCTTTGGATCGCGCAAAGCGGCATGTATGGATTCAACACCGCGGCGCCTCAGGATGGATCACGCTGGCGAAGAAGGAGCCGGATGGGGGATGGAGGCAGTATCACTACCAGCCCAACGAATTGGCTGTAGAACTGCCTAAATGGCTTGGAGAGGACGTCTATTTTAGCCAGAATACCTTTTATAAGCCTCAACGAAGAATCGAGAATATAAGGCAGCTGAGGGCTCTGTACGTGGATGTGGATTGCCATACGATTGGCTATGAGCCGGAGTGGGTGGTCGGGAAGCTGGACATCGAGGTATTCTATGACAATATCTTGCCTGAACCTAATCTCATCATTTTCTCGGGTCGCGGAATCGTATGCGTTTGGTTGATCGAGCCGGTCCCGTACAAGGCCTTGCCGCTGTGGAAGGCGGTGGAGAACTATTTTTATGAGCAACTTAGCTATGTGGGGGCGGACAAGAAGTCGCTGGATCCGACCAGGGTGTTCCGGATCGACGGGTCGGTCAACTCCAAGAGCAAAAGGGAGGTCGTCGTCGAGTACCGGCACGGCGACAGGTATGTCCTCCGTGACTTGCAATATGAGTACTTGCCGGAATTGACAAGGGCGGAGACAGGGAAGAAAGGAAGAAAAGGGAAACTTGTCCGGCTACATAATATCCAGACGCTGCACTATGCCAGGCTACTGGATTTGATTCGTCTTGCGGAGCTTAGAAATTATGATCTGAAGGGATACAGGGAGCTGTTTTGTTTTTTATATCGATACTGGAGTTGTTGCCTCACTGATGATCCCGATGAGGCGCTGAGACAGATGATAGAGCTGAACGCTGGATTTAAGGAGCCGCTGTCTGAAAAAGAGGTGATCCGGGCGACAAAAAGCGCCGAGAAAGCGTGGATGGCTAAGAATGATGCGAAGGCGAATGAGGAGGCGAGGAAAAAAGGCTATCCCGGCGCCGGCTATAATCTGAAGAACTCTACGATCATTCGATGGCTGGACATCACGCCGGAGGAACAGCGACACTTGCAGACCATTATTGACGCCAATGAGAAGCGCCGGCGGAAACGGGAACGCGACAGGGCGAGGACAGGGGAGTTGCGCCGGGGACAAGGGCGAAGACAAGGGAGGAGTACCTCGAGGAACAACGGGAGCGAACGGAGGACAAGGCATGGCAACTGCAGAAGGCAATGGAGCGACACCCTGACGCGACAAATAAGCATCTGGCCATGATGCTTCAGATATCGGTGCGGCGTGTCCAGCAGCTTAAGAGGTTGGTCAAGAACTGACGTTCCCGTGAAATGGTTCGTCGCCCTTATATTATGGGCGTCAGCCTGCTTGCTCCCGCGACCATAAAGAAAGAATAAACCAAATTGGTTTTGTTCCAATACCTCATTAGATTGGTGGGGGGAGTCCCGAGGGTTTTAAACTTCAGATTTTCACTTCGATGAAGGGTGAAATGCAAGCGGATCGTCGCAAAAAGGAT comes from the Geobacillus thermoleovorans genome and includes:
- a CDS encoding replication initiation protein, which gives rise to MQTPAVQPQYNSAVTKSNALIEANYKLSTIEQKIILYIISQIRKDDADFKMYKLPIQEFSELLGYRGSPKYTELREITKNLMRKVLEIREGQKLKQLSWVSYVEYDEHSGYVSLAFDPRLKPYLLQLKREFTTYRLKNVMELKSSYSIRMYELLKRWQYMGEVVIRLDDLRMMVGAGDKYSEYHNFKKRVLNPAKKEIAEKTDIMFTYEEIREKRKVAAIRFQIREKVVEPVVVALEEKKEAQADDRYLQFLAVVQAYDRYITEQQFTKIAVLAQKAFGGNWMDELIQTARRIMQRNDIREPIAFLTYFLNEKVQRIQVGIDPNEVTIHSHGGARFVRREIVPDWLRGYEEQLAAESAKSKEVDEDIEQMRRELEERLKKYKD
- a CDS encoding replication protein, producing MENLKLENMEISPLDRAKRHVWIQHRGASGWITLAKKEPDGGWRQYHYQPNELAVELPKWLGEDVYFSQNTFYKPQRRIENIRQLRALYVDVDCHTIGYEPEWVVGKLDIEVFYDNILPEPNLIIFSGRGIVCVWLIEPVPYKALPLWKAVENYFYEQLSYVGADKKSLDPTRVFRIDGSVNSKSKREVVVEYRHGDRYVLRDLQYEYLPELTRAETGKKGRKGKLVRLHNIQTLHYARLLDLIRLAELRNYDLKGYRELFCFLYRYWSCCLTDDPDEALRQMIELNAGFKEPLSEKEVIRATKSAEKAWMAKNDAKANEEARKKGYPGAGYNLKNSTIIRWLDITPEEQRHLQTIIDANEKRRRKRERDRARTGELRRGQGRRQGRSTSRNNGSERRTRHGNCRRQWSDTLTRQISIWP